One window of Arthrobacter oryzae genomic DNA carries:
- the hisF gene encoding imidazole glycerol phosphate synthase subunit HisF, with product MAVAVRVIPCLDVDAGRVVKGINFEGLRDAGDPVELAHRYDNGGADELTFLDVTASSGNRETTFDVVRRTAEEVFIPLTVGGGVRGVAEVDKLLRFGADKASINTAAVARPDVIDEITRHFGSQVLVLSVDARRTRPGSEPTASGFEVTTHGGRQGTGIDAIEWAREAADRGVGEILLNSIDADGTKDGFDIELIRLVRAAVKVPIIASGGAGKPEHFPPAVAAGADAVLAASIFHFGPLDMISQVKTAIREAGFEVR from the coding sequence ATGGCTGTAGCAGTGCGCGTCATCCCGTGCCTGGACGTTGACGCCGGCCGCGTGGTCAAGGGCATCAACTTTGAAGGCCTCCGGGACGCCGGCGACCCCGTGGAACTGGCGCACCGCTACGACAACGGCGGGGCGGACGAACTGACCTTCCTGGACGTGACAGCCTCCTCGGGCAACCGCGAGACCACCTTTGACGTGGTCCGCCGCACCGCCGAGGAAGTCTTCATCCCGCTCACCGTGGGCGGCGGCGTCCGCGGCGTGGCCGAGGTGGACAAGCTGCTGCGTTTCGGAGCGGACAAGGCCTCCATCAACACCGCTGCCGTGGCCCGGCCCGACGTCATCGATGAAATAACGCGGCACTTCGGTTCCCAGGTCCTGGTGCTGTCCGTGGATGCCCGGCGCACCCGGCCCGGTTCCGAGCCCACGGCATCAGGTTTTGAAGTGACCACGCACGGCGGCCGGCAGGGGACCGGGATTGACGCCATCGAGTGGGCACGTGAAGCCGCGGACCGCGGCGTTGGCGAGATCCTGCTCAACTCCATTGATGCCGACGGAACCAAGGACGGCTTCGACATCGAATTGATCCGCCTGGTTCGCGCCGCCGTCAAGGTGCCGATCATCGCCTCCGGCGGGGCCGGCAAGCCCGAACACTTCCCGCCCGCCGTCGCAGCCGGGGCGGATGCCGTCCTGGCGGCGTCGATCTTCCACTTCGGTCCGCTGGACATGATTTCGCAGGTCAAGACGGCCATCCGCGAGGCGGGCTTCGAAGTCCGCTAG
- a CDS encoding TIGR03085 family metal-binding protein, which yields MHFVDPSREVLAETLLAAGPDSPTLCRGWHTRDLAAHLYLRERKAGVGLGLIVKSLAKASDEATAKLAAKLKTPEDYTRLVNIFRGGPPALSPLRIKALAESSNLIEYFVHTEDVRRAVDRWAPRALDEEYSDALWDELIKRAAILYRGVDLGIVLVRPSGPRHVAKRAPVSVAIVGEPGELLMHAHGRTRHALVTFEGQPDAVALLQSAEVGL from the coding sequence ATGCATTTCGTCGATCCGTCCCGAGAAGTCCTGGCCGAGACCCTGCTGGCGGCCGGTCCTGACTCCCCCACGCTCTGCAGGGGCTGGCACACGCGTGACCTCGCCGCGCACCTTTACCTGCGCGAGCGCAAGGCCGGGGTGGGGCTTGGCCTGATCGTCAAGAGCCTGGCGAAGGCCTCTGACGAGGCCACCGCAAAGCTGGCGGCCAAACTCAAGACCCCCGAGGACTACACCCGGCTGGTGAACATCTTCCGCGGCGGTCCTCCGGCACTGTCGCCGCTGAGGATCAAGGCCCTGGCCGAGAGCTCCAACCTCATCGAGTACTTCGTGCACACCGAGGACGTCCGCCGCGCCGTGGACCGGTGGGCTCCGCGGGCCCTGGACGAGGAATACTCCGACGCACTGTGGGACGAACTCATCAAGCGCGCGGCCATCCTGTACCGGGGAGTGGACCTGGGAATCGTGCTGGTGCGCCCCTCCGGTCCCCGCCATGTGGCCAAACGGGCGCCCGTTTCGGTGGCCATCGTTGGCGAACCCGGTGAACTGCTGATGCACGCCCACGGGCGCACCCGCCATGCGCTGGTGACCTTCGAAGGCCAGCCGGACGCCGTCGCGCTTCTCCAGTCAGCCGAAGTCGGCCTCTAG
- the hisI gene encoding phosphoribosyl-AMP cyclohydrolase yields the protein MSEQPAPAPAPVQPVPSVLPADVADALKRDGAGLVAAIVQQFDTNEVLMLGWMDDEALRRTMTTGRVTFYSRSRQEYWRKGDTSGHVQWVKSVALDCDGDALLVRVDQVGAACHTGTRTCFDGRGLSVVPGNAGASENAG from the coding sequence ATGTCTGAGCAGCCCGCCCCCGCCCCTGCCCCTGTGCAACCAGTACCCTCCGTCCTGCCTGCCGACGTGGCGGACGCCCTCAAGCGCGACGGCGCCGGCCTCGTGGCCGCCATCGTCCAGCAGTTCGACACCAACGAGGTGCTGATGCTCGGCTGGATGGACGACGAGGCGCTGCGGCGCACCATGACCACCGGGAGGGTGACGTTCTACTCCCGTTCCCGCCAGGAGTACTGGCGCAAGGGCGATACCTCCGGCCATGTGCAGTGGGTGAAGTCCGTTGCACTGGATTGCGACGGCGACGCCCTCCTGGTCCGCGTTGACCAGGTCGGCGCGGCCTGCCACACGGGCACGCGGACCTGCTTCGACGGCCGCGGGCTGTCGGTGGTCCCCGGCAACGCCGGCGCCAGCGAAAACGCCGGCTAA
- a CDS encoding anthranilate synthase component I, whose protein sequence is MQDLGIISPGLEEFRELASHSRVIPVRLKVLADAETPIGLYRKLANGQPGTFLMESAAVGGSWSRYSFIGAKSRATLTTKDGQAHWLGEPPAGVPVDGNPVDAIRDTVEALRTDRFDGLPPFTSGLVGFLGWETVRHWEKLTSPPEDDLELPELALNLVTDMAVHDNMDGTVLLIANAINFDNSSERVDEAWHDAVARVKALLAKVSTPVEQPISVLEPAALDFASSVQERWNEPDYLAALDRGKEAIVDGEVFQVVISRRFEMECGADPLDVYRVLRNTNPSPYMYIFSLEDAAGRQYSIVGSSPEALVTVTGEEVITHPIAGSRPRGKTVEADKAFAEELLADQKERAEHLMLVDLSRNDLSKVCVAGTVDVTQFMEVERFSHIMHLVSTVVGRLAPTAKAYDVLKATFPAGTLSGAPKPRALRLLDELEPHRRGIYGGVVGYLDFAGDMDMAIAIRSALLREGRAYVQAGGGIVADSVNPTEALETVNKAAAPLRAVHTAGSLHNITADSLTEPGDAAGSSRSKSPGS, encoded by the coding sequence ATGCAGGACCTTGGAATCATCAGCCCGGGCCTCGAAGAATTCCGGGAACTCGCCAGCCACAGCCGTGTCATCCCCGTCCGGTTGAAGGTACTGGCCGACGCGGAGACGCCCATCGGGCTCTACCGGAAGCTGGCGAACGGCCAGCCCGGCACCTTCCTGATGGAATCCGCGGCCGTGGGCGGTTCATGGTCCCGCTATTCGTTCATCGGCGCCAAATCCCGCGCCACGCTGACCACCAAGGACGGCCAGGCGCACTGGCTGGGCGAACCCCCTGCGGGCGTGCCCGTGGACGGGAACCCGGTGGATGCCATCAGGGACACCGTGGAGGCGCTGCGCACCGACCGCTTCGACGGCCTGCCGCCCTTCACCTCGGGCCTGGTCGGCTTCCTCGGCTGGGAGACCGTGCGGCACTGGGAGAAACTCACCAGCCCGCCCGAAGACGACCTGGAACTGCCGGAACTGGCCCTCAACCTGGTCACCGACATGGCTGTGCACGACAACATGGACGGCACCGTCCTGCTGATCGCCAACGCCATCAACTTCGACAACAGCTCCGAGCGCGTGGACGAGGCCTGGCACGACGCCGTCGCCAGGGTCAAGGCACTGCTTGCCAAGGTCAGCACGCCGGTTGAGCAGCCGATTTCCGTGCTGGAGCCCGCCGCCCTGGACTTCGCTTCCAGTGTCCAGGAACGCTGGAACGAACCCGACTACCTTGCTGCCCTGGATCGCGGCAAGGAAGCGATCGTGGACGGTGAAGTGTTCCAGGTGGTGATTTCCCGCCGTTTCGAAATGGAGTGCGGCGCGGATCCGCTCGACGTGTACCGGGTGCTGCGCAACACCAATCCCAGCCCGTACATGTACATCTTCAGCCTTGAAGACGCCGCCGGCCGGCAGTACTCCATCGTGGGCTCGTCCCCGGAAGCCCTCGTGACGGTCACCGGCGAGGAAGTCATCACCCACCCCATCGCAGGCTCCCGCCCCAGGGGCAAGACCGTGGAAGCGGACAAGGCGTTCGCGGAGGAGCTGCTGGCCGACCAGAAGGAACGCGCCGAACACCTCATGCTCGTGGACCTGTCCCGCAACGACCTCTCCAAAGTGTGCGTTGCCGGCACGGTGGACGTCACGCAGTTCATGGAGGTGGAGCGCTTCAGCCACATCATGCACCTGGTTTCCACGGTGGTGGGCAGGCTTGCTCCCACCGCCAAGGCCTACGACGTCCTGAAGGCAACCTTTCCGGCAGGAACGCTCTCCGGAGCCCCCAAGCCGCGCGCGCTCCGGCTCCTGGATGAGCTGGAACCGCACCGCCGCGGCATCTATGGCGGGGTGGTGGGCTACCTGGACTTCGCCGGAGACATGGACATGGCCATCGCCATCCGTTCCGCCCTGCTCCGGGAGGGACGAGCCTACGTCCAGGCCGGCGGCGGCATCGTGGCCGATTCCGTCAACCCGACCGAAGCCCTCGAAACGGTCAACAAGGCGGCCGCGCCGCTGCGCGCCGTCCACACGGCCGGATCCCTGCACAACATTACCGCCGACTCCCTGACGGAGCCCGGAGATGCCGCGGGCAGCTCACGCAGCAAGAGCCCGGGCAGTTGA
- a CDS encoding Trp biosynthesis-associated membrane protein, whose translation MEDGVTEDKTGTQAASRTGAPVWARKSTLVLVIAAMALAVFGTTTQTWLTVHLDPAQLGQAVNSQDGLPVQGSKAATTVTALALVALAGGLAASIAGRIARWIITAIIVLASVGIVTAAVTVMTDPLAAAQGSIAAATGITGSSVQVSVSAFPALAVVAGVLLGLGALLIIPAGRHWKTRTKYDAATAGTAGAPEGPADEIDSWDRLSRGDDPT comes from the coding sequence ATGGAAGACGGCGTCACCGAGGACAAAACGGGCACGCAGGCGGCCAGCCGGACGGGTGCTCCGGTGTGGGCGCGGAAGTCGACGCTGGTCCTGGTCATTGCGGCGATGGCCCTGGCGGTCTTCGGCACCACCACCCAGACATGGCTGACCGTGCATCTGGATCCGGCCCAGCTGGGCCAGGCAGTCAACAGCCAGGACGGCCTGCCGGTGCAGGGGAGCAAGGCGGCGACCACCGTCACCGCGCTGGCACTCGTCGCGTTGGCAGGCGGCCTGGCCGCCTCGATCGCGGGGCGGATCGCGCGCTGGATCATTACGGCGATCATTGTCCTGGCGTCCGTTGGCATCGTGACCGCCGCGGTGACGGTGATGACGGATCCGCTGGCCGCCGCCCAGGGGTCCATCGCGGCCGCCACCGGCATCACCGGAAGCAGCGTCCAGGTGAGCGTTTCCGCCTTCCCGGCACTCGCCGTCGTCGCCGGTGTCCTGCTGGGACTCGGAGCCTTGCTGATCATTCCGGCCGGACGCCACTGGAAGACGCGCACTAAATATGACGCCGCGACGGCTGGCACGGCCGGCGCCCCGGAGGGCCCCGCGGATGAGATCGACAGCTGGGACAGGCTGTCCCGGGGCGACGACCCCACCTAG
- a CDS encoding HGxxPAAW family protein, with the protein MSKATVSASKSAAARNVNTGVDHSADLGHGNSPAAWTCVIVMLVGALIASIAFVIASTPIFIAGAAVMVIGLLLGWIMRKAGYGVDGSKLKNSGH; encoded by the coding sequence ATGAGCAAAGCCACTGTTTCCGCATCCAAATCCGCTGCTGCCCGGAACGTCAACACCGGCGTCGACCACAGTGCAGACCTCGGCCACGGCAACAGCCCGGCAGCGTGGACGTGCGTGATCGTCATGCTGGTGGGCGCCCTCATTGCGTCCATCGCCTTTGTCATCGCCAGCACCCCCATCTTCATTGCCGGCGCCGCAGTCATGGTGATCGGCCTGCTGCTCGGCTGGATCATGCGCAAGGCCGGCTACGGCGTGGACGGCAGCAAGCTGAAGAACTCCGGCCACTAG
- the trpC gene encoding indole-3-glycerol phosphate synthase TrpC, which translates to MTVLDDINAGAREDMEARRRLVSLAELKDRAAAAAPARDAWAALGGNASPRNQLKVIAEIKRRSPSKGDLASIADPAELAVQYADGGASVISVLTEQRRFSGSLADLDAVRKAVDVPLLRKDFTVDEYQIWEARAHGADLVLLIVASLSDSELRDFSQLTRELGMNALVETHTAEEIERAVAADARIIGVNVRNLKTLDVDRSVFASLAGGIPPEAVIVAESGVRGADDVRHYAANGANAVLVGEALVSDATPRERIAEFTAAGAEAIAARV; encoded by the coding sequence GTGACTGTTCTCGATGACATCAATGCCGGTGCACGGGAGGACATGGAGGCCCGCCGGCGCCTGGTGTCCCTCGCCGAACTGAAGGACCGCGCCGCAGCGGCCGCGCCCGCGCGCGATGCCTGGGCTGCCCTCGGCGGGAACGCCTCGCCGCGGAACCAGCTGAAGGTCATTGCCGAAATCAAGCGGCGCAGCCCCTCCAAGGGCGATCTGGCGAGCATCGCGGATCCTGCCGAGCTGGCAGTCCAGTACGCCGACGGCGGCGCTTCCGTCATCAGCGTCCTCACCGAACAACGCCGGTTCAGCGGGTCCCTCGCCGACCTGGACGCCGTCCGGAAAGCCGTTGATGTGCCGCTGCTCCGCAAGGACTTCACGGTGGACGAGTACCAGATCTGGGAAGCGCGTGCGCACGGCGCGGACCTGGTGCTTCTGATCGTCGCGTCGCTGAGCGACTCTGAGCTGCGCGACTTCAGCCAGCTCACCCGTGAACTGGGCATGAACGCGCTGGTGGAGACGCACACGGCGGAGGAGATCGAACGCGCCGTCGCGGCTGACGCCCGGATCATCGGCGTCAATGTCCGCAACCTCAAGACGCTCGACGTCGACCGTTCCGTGTTTGCCTCCCTCGCCGGCGGCATCCCTCCGGAAGCGGTCATTGTTGCCGAATCCGGAGTCCGCGGCGCGGACGACGTCCGGCACTACGCCGCGAACGGCGCCAACGCCGTGCTGGTGGGCGAAGCGCTGGTGAGCGATGCAACCCCGCGAGAGCGGATTGCCGAATTTACCGCTGCCGGGGCAGAAGCCATCGCAGCACGGGTCTGA
- the trpB gene encoding tryptophan synthase subunit beta has protein sequence MVDAPTTGSDEGTADAFLQGDRSLRHAPGPYFGSYGGRWMPESLIAALDELEDTFEKAKADPEFVAQIKDLNKNYSGRPSLLTEAKRFAGHAGGVRVFLKREDLNHTGSHKINNVLGQALLAKRMGKTRVIAETGAGQHGVASATAAALLGLECVVYMGAEDCRRQALNVARMELLGATVIPVTSGSQTLKDAINEALRDWVANVDHTHYLLGTAAGAHPFPAMVRYFHEVIGEEARAQILEQAGRLPDAVCACIGGGSNAIGIFHGFLDDPSVRIFGFEAGGDGVDTGRHAATITLGKPGVLHGARSYLMQDDDGQTIESHSISAGLDYPGVGPEHAYLADIGRVSYEPITDAEAMDAFRLLCRTEGIIPAIESAHALAGAIKVGQRLAAEAEAEGQPADSKIVVVNLSGRGDKDVATAAEWFDLLDKDSVEAEIGKEGEQL, from the coding sequence ATGGTCGACGCGCCAACAACCGGCTCTGATGAGGGCACCGCGGACGCATTTCTGCAAGGAGACCGGTCCCTGCGCCACGCGCCGGGCCCGTACTTCGGCTCCTACGGCGGGCGCTGGATGCCCGAATCCCTTATCGCGGCCCTGGACGAGCTGGAAGACACCTTCGAGAAGGCCAAGGCCGACCCGGAGTTCGTCGCCCAGATCAAGGACCTGAACAAGAACTACTCCGGCCGCCCGTCCCTGCTCACCGAGGCCAAGCGCTTCGCCGGGCACGCCGGCGGCGTCCGCGTCTTCCTCAAGCGCGAGGACCTGAACCACACCGGTTCGCACAAGATCAACAACGTCCTGGGCCAGGCCCTGCTCGCCAAGCGCATGGGCAAGACCCGCGTGATTGCCGAGACCGGAGCCGGCCAGCACGGCGTGGCCAGCGCAACTGCGGCCGCCCTGCTGGGCCTTGAGTGCGTGGTGTACATGGGCGCCGAGGACTGCCGCCGCCAGGCACTGAACGTGGCCCGCATGGAGCTCCTGGGTGCCACAGTCATCCCGGTGACCAGCGGATCCCAGACCCTCAAGGATGCCATCAACGAGGCACTCCGTGACTGGGTTGCCAACGTCGACCACACCCATTACCTGCTCGGCACGGCCGCCGGAGCCCACCCGTTCCCGGCGATGGTGCGGTATTTCCACGAGGTGATCGGCGAGGAAGCCCGCGCCCAGATCCTGGAACAGGCCGGCCGGCTCCCTGACGCGGTCTGCGCCTGCATCGGCGGCGGCTCCAACGCGATCGGCATCTTCCACGGATTCCTGGACGACCCCTCGGTCAGGATCTTCGGCTTCGAGGCCGGCGGCGACGGCGTGGATACCGGACGCCACGCCGCCACCATCACGCTGGGCAAGCCCGGCGTGCTGCACGGCGCGCGTTCCTACCTGATGCAGGACGACGACGGCCAGACCATCGAGTCGCACTCCATCTCCGCAGGCCTGGACTACCCCGGCGTCGGCCCCGAACACGCCTACCTGGCGGACATCGGCCGCGTCAGCTACGAACCCATTACCGACGCCGAAGCCATGGACGCCTTCCGGCTCCTGTGCCGGACCGAAGGCATCATCCCCGCCATTGAATCCGCCCACGCCCTGGCCGGCGCCATCAAGGTGGGCCAGCGCCTCGCGGCCGAAGCGGAGGCTGAAGGGCAGCCCGCGGACAGCAAGATCGTCGTCGTCAACCTCTCCGGCCGCGGCGACAAGGACGTGGCCACGGCCGCTGAATGGTTCGACCTGTTGGACAAGGATTCCGTTGAGGCCGAAATCGGCAAAGAGGGGGAACAGCTGTGA
- the trpA gene encoding tryptophan synthase subunit alpha produces MTGVQDITSTSKSAAAIDKARAEGRAALIGYLPAGYPDVEQTIAAGIALAENGADLIEIGIPYSDPVMDGQVIQAATTEALANGFHVRQVFDVVRGITSKTDAAVLVMTYWNPVVRMGVDEFSRQLAEAGGAGLITPDLIPDEASEWMAASDKYGLDRVFLVAPSSSPERMKRTVDASRGFVYAVSIMGVTGARTSVSSAAEGVVAAAHAAGAERVCVGLGVSNAGQVREIAAYADGVIVGTALVAAIRDGGVDAVAALTKDLSTGLSREEA; encoded by the coding sequence GTGACCGGCGTTCAGGACATCACCAGCACCAGCAAATCGGCAGCCGCCATCGACAAGGCGCGCGCTGAAGGGCGGGCGGCCCTCATCGGCTACCTGCCGGCCGGCTACCCCGACGTGGAACAGACCATTGCGGCAGGCATCGCGCTGGCCGAAAACGGCGCCGACCTGATCGAAATCGGAATCCCTTACTCCGACCCGGTCATGGACGGCCAGGTCATCCAGGCTGCCACCACCGAGGCGCTGGCCAACGGGTTCCACGTCCGGCAGGTCTTCGACGTGGTCCGCGGCATCACCAGCAAGACCGACGCCGCCGTTTTGGTGATGACTTACTGGAACCCGGTGGTCCGGATGGGCGTGGACGAATTCTCGCGCCAGCTGGCCGAAGCCGGGGGAGCCGGGCTCATCACCCCGGACCTGATTCCCGACGAAGCCTCCGAGTGGATGGCTGCCTCGGACAAGTACGGACTGGACCGGGTTTTCCTTGTGGCCCCGTCGTCCTCGCCGGAACGCATGAAGCGCACGGTTGATGCCAGCCGCGGCTTCGTCTATGCCGTGTCCATCATGGGCGTCACCGGGGCCCGAACATCCGTCAGCAGTGCCGCCGAAGGCGTCGTCGCCGCAGCGCACGCGGCCGGGGCGGAACGCGTGTGCGTCGGCCTCGGAGTGTCCAATGCCGGCCAGGTCCGCGAGATCGCGGCCTACGCTGACGGCGTGATCGTGGGCACGGCGCTCGTCGCCGCCATCCGCGACGGCGGCGTGGACGCTGTCGCCGCCCTGACCAAAGACCTCAGCACCGGCCTGTCCAGGGAAGAAGCCTAA
- the lgt gene encoding prolipoprotein diacylglyceryl transferase produces the protein MQTVLHVAAMVPASIPSPDWSGFDIPLPWGSLRIHAYALCILAGIVVGLWLTSVRWNKRGTPEGSLWDIAIWAIPFGIIGGRLYHVFSSPDAYFGPGFDGTGDLSLIPQIQRGGLGIWGAVLLGAVGAWIGCRRAGVKLTAFLDAAAPGLLLAQAVGRWGNYFNQELFGGPTTLPWGLQIDADNANFPAGMPADTLFHPTFLYESLWNIVGVVILLALDRKFNFRRGRLFWLYAMYYTLGRVWIEAMRIDDAEQINLFGITTRLNVWTSIFVFLAALIVFIVLGLRKRDEPDTPYLAGHVPSDKDGDAEDHKAEDAELAAVPADGKSIRHSDKSVSDSGSRGNLPDNQSGPGHTSAPTEAVRESTAGTTPAKGGPAAENPLHQDSGSAPDTDRTK, from the coding sequence ATGCAGACTGTCCTCCACGTGGCGGCCATGGTCCCCGCCAGCATTCCGAGCCCGGACTGGTCCGGGTTCGATATCCCGCTGCCGTGGGGGTCGCTGCGCATCCACGCGTACGCGCTGTGCATCCTCGCCGGAATCGTGGTTGGCCTGTGGCTGACCTCGGTCCGCTGGAACAAGCGCGGCACACCGGAGGGCAGCCTGTGGGACATCGCCATCTGGGCCATCCCGTTCGGCATCATCGGCGGCCGGCTTTACCACGTGTTCTCTTCCCCGGATGCGTACTTCGGCCCCGGCTTCGACGGCACGGGTGACCTTTCCCTAATTCCGCAGATCCAGCGCGGCGGACTGGGCATCTGGGGCGCCGTGCTGCTCGGTGCTGTCGGCGCCTGGATCGGCTGCCGCCGGGCGGGGGTCAAGCTGACCGCGTTCCTGGACGCCGCCGCACCAGGTCTGCTGCTGGCCCAGGCTGTCGGCCGCTGGGGCAACTACTTCAACCAGGAACTCTTCGGCGGGCCCACCACACTTCCCTGGGGCCTGCAGATCGACGCCGACAACGCGAACTTCCCGGCCGGAATGCCGGCTGACACCCTCTTCCACCCGACGTTCCTCTATGAATCCCTCTGGAACATCGTCGGCGTCGTGATCCTGCTTGCACTCGACCGGAAGTTCAACTTCCGGCGCGGACGGCTGTTCTGGCTGTACGCCATGTACTACACGCTCGGCCGCGTCTGGATCGAGGCCATGCGCATCGACGATGCCGAACAGATCAACCTGTTCGGCATCACCACCCGCCTCAACGTCTGGACCAGCATCTTCGTCTTCCTGGCGGCCCTGATCGTGTTCATCGTGCTGGGTCTTCGCAAGCGCGATGAGCCGGACACCCCGTACCTTGCCGGTCACGTTCCGTCCGATAAGGACGGCGACGCCGAGGACCACAAGGCGGAAGATGCCGAACTGGCAGCCGTTCCGGCGGACGGCAAAAGCATCCGGCATTCGGACAAGAGTGTCTCAGATAGTGGGTCCCGTGGTAATCTCCCTGATAACCAAAGCGGTCCGGGGCACACTTCCGCCCCAACTGAAGCGGTGAGGGAATCAACTGCCGGCACCACGCCCGCCAAGGGCGGGCCGGCAGCTGAAAACCCCCTTCACCAGGACTCCGGATCCGCGCCGGACACTGACCGCACCAAGTAG